One region of Eubalaena glacialis isolate mEubGla1 chromosome 6, mEubGla1.1.hap2.+ XY, whole genome shotgun sequence genomic DNA includes:
- the LOC133093595 gene encoding large ribosomal subunit protein uL24-like → MKFNPFVTSDRSKNRKRHFNAPSHIRRKIMSSPLSKELRQKYNVRSMPIRKDDEVQVVRGHYKGQQIGKVVQVYRKKYVIYIERVQREKANGTTVHVGIHPSKVVITRLKLDKDHKKILERKAKSRQVGKEKGKYKEETIEKMQE, encoded by the coding sequence ATGAAGTTCAATCCCTTTGTGACCTCTGACCGAAGCAAGAACCGGAAAAGGCATTTCAATGCGCCTTCCCACATTCGCAGGAAGATTATGTCTTCCCCTCTTTCTAAAGAGCTGAGACAGAAGTACAATGTCCGATCCATGCCCATCCGGAAGGATGATGAAGTTCAGGTTGTACGAGGGCACTACAAAGGGCAGCAAATTGGCAAAGTAGTCCAGGTTTACAGGAAGAAGTATGTCATCTACATTGAACGAGTGCAGCGGGAGAAGGCTAATGGCACAACTGTCCATGTGGGCATTCACCCCAGCAAGGTGGTTATCACCAGACTAAAACTGGACAAAGACCACAAAAAGATCCTCGAACGTAAAGCCAAATCTCgccaagtaggaaaagaaaagggCAAATATAAGGAAGAAACAATTGAGAAGATGCAGGAATGA